Below is a window of Onychostoma macrolepis isolate SWU-2019 chromosome 06, ASM1243209v1, whole genome shotgun sequence DNA.
gatgactttttgtttttgtgtctcTGCAGTGTGAGGTATTTCATACTTCCATGGATTACATATGATCACAGGCTTATAATCACGTCACTTGCACataaatgaaatgatttttaTCTGCTTGTTTGGAGAGGAGATTTTACTCGAGTGCCACTTTGGATGCGTTGCACAGTCAGAAATGAACACAGTCAAAGAGCTGCTGCACTGACACATACTCAGGGGTGTAAATGCATATTGTTCATCTTCAACATATGTTTAACAACAGCACTTACCTCACTCCATTAGTAGAATCCTTTTCTCTTTCGTTTTTCTCTTTCTAGCTTTAGCGTTTAATTGTCTAGCATTAATTGTAGGCACAGGCAACTTTTCCCCCTTCATTTagcatttgcatttaatttaatataattatctaatatataaaactgattttctCATTTGTGATTTCTGCTGACAAATACGTGTGGacactttaatttttatgtCACACAATACTTCATTGCATTGTCTTTTAATGGCTTTTCCTGTAATAAATCTATCCAACAGGAGTGTACTGCATCATAATGGTCTTATGCAACTGGCCAACTTTGCATTTTATTCAGGCATCatgcaattttatattttttataacagtAACGGTGATAACAGTTAActgataaaatgtcaaaatcagCAGTAACATAATGATCAGAAAAACTATTAGGAATATAATGGAATTCATAATGAATTATTATctgtggtcacactttattttaaggcccaattcttactattaacaaactactaaatatgacttttgcctcaataaactcataatgtgatgcttattaatagttcataaagtagttgttaagtttaggtattgggtatagagatgtagaatatggtcacacagaatatgtgctttctaaatactaataaacagccaatatgttaataataggcatgctaataagcaactagttaaagAACTTAAAGGTTGATCTGATTCACAAACGACAACTAATTCTCTGTTTGATGTGTCCTATATTTAGTGTTCTAGTCTGCTTGGACGCCTTCTGATCTCTGACTAATGAGCAAATTTAAAGACACTTCGATATAGGCTGATAAAAGGCGTATTCTAATGCCAAATTTCAGGATTCTGTATTCTTTATTTTGCCAGATCTTGAGATCTGTGATGTTGCAATGTTCTTAGAGGTGAGAGAAGTGGAGCGAAACCTGAGAACCAGACTGATCACGTCTACACAGCCACtaaacaatcaaaaaaaaaaaaaaaaggtcaaaaagaTCCTAGACAATGTAAAGGTcaaacaaaagaacaatataaatgttACACAAATATCCTTAAGCACAAAATTGATGTCCCTGTGTTAAAGAAACATTGCATGTTTTACAGCTTTAGTTTCTTTGGCTGacttaaattatgttattattataaatgaagtTGGCAGTATAGAAGCCAACtgtagaaaaatatttaatcttgTACCTTCaggtaagaaaaacaaaaacaaaccacaCACATTGACTCACCTGTCCTGTGTATGGAATTTATGAGTAATTGTGGCTGTCATCTAACAATAAGTTACCTAATCATCATTTCCACAGTCCATTCTGTCTTTGTGTGTATCGTCACGCCTTTTATGTATAATGTTTTTcctttattgaaataaatcaatCAGGAAAGAAGACAGACAAACTAAAGAAAAATAGAAAGTGTTGTCATGATGtcttaagatattttaaatgcttGAATCCCAATGCAATGTGAAAACCTTTGACATTCAAAGACATTTATGTTTCCGTTTCATCTGACATTCCATTTTttctttcgttttttttttttttttatctttcccGATCCTGCTCCCGCTCTCTCCCAATTCACTTCATTACACTGTCCTATCTAAATAAAGGCAAAAcgcaaaaaaaagtaaaataaaataaattaaattaaattaattaactcGTTGCGCCAGTTTGAAactcttctaaaaaaaaaaaaaaaaaatgaccaaatacaaaataatatcaaagttATCCgtttaatatattacaaaaaatgtctCTGACTTCAGATATCTGCATTCATCATGACTGCACAAATATACCTGCGATTAATTACCAAACCATAACAAGAAGCACAAATTGTGAAAAATGTTCTTAATGCAGTGGATACGTGTTTGACAGCTGTGCATACTAAATATGTGAAGAATGAAAAAAGATAACAAAATATGGAGGAGGAGCATAAAGAGAAAAGAAGTGGGGAGGTGAGTGACAGACGAGAAGAGCAACCTGAGAAGCTTTAAGAACTATAAAAAAGGGATTTTAAGAGGCACAGTAAAACATATTAGCATCAGCATCCATTCTGCTAGCAAACAGAGGGACTGTGTGAAGATGTGGAGATTAACGTGTGTCTCTTTGACCCTGCTCATGTGTGCCAAAGGTAAGGTCTCATGGTACATCTTTTAAAGAGTGGATAACCAGGAACAAAGACATTATATAGAAAAACAGTGAATATATGTTTGCTTTCTTTGTGGCACAGCGCATAAGAACAGCCTAAGGGTTTTGTACACATTGATATGAAACTTGGAGTTCATATGTAGATTCatatgaatgattcatttgacGGGTAACTCCTGGGTTAGTGAGTCTCCTTTTATCAAAGTGCTGACTCATAAGAATCCTTTGTTCATCAATCAGACTAAACAGGTGGCTGTGTAATCCAGTTCACAAATAAATGACTCTTAAGAGTCGGTTTTTGTATCTGCATGAAGCCTGTGAAGAGTGGCGGTGAAAGAAACACTGCTGTGATATGTCATGTCTGAAATAcatagtcaaaagtttggaacaattaagatttttaatgttttgaaaaaagtctaatgctctccaaggctgcatttatttgatgaaagaCACAGTTAAAATAGAAATACAAGCTATGCCCACCAACAAACTTGTTAACTGAACTTGATTGAAAccactgttaaaataaatagttaatttACACTTTGTACATCCAGGCTCACAAGAACTATTCTTACATAATACACAGATTTTTGAATTGTAATGATCCTGTgaaataatatatgtaaatactCTTTCTAGGTCACAgtcttttttttataataaatgattctttcttttttactgTTACGGAAGcctataaatgttttacattttgagCCACACCTGCTGGGCATGTGGAATGTACTTGCAGGACATGGGGCAGATGTCATAGTTAAATAGTTAGGGGAAAGAAAAGCTGCTAGTTTTGCTTATTGTAATTAAACCGGTTTGCCCAGAAATCTTTTCCGCATTTTCAGTCCCACACGTTAATGTTACGACAAATCTAGCATTGTTAGTGCAGTGAACTCTGGCAGGGTCATTGTTAAGGGAAACATGAAGATGAAATTGTTTTAATGTGCACTTTATTTCTGTCCTTGCAGGTTCGCTTTCTCAGTTGAATGGTAAGAGCTCCTCTTCTAAAGACATCAGAAGTCAAATAGTTTGTGTAGAAATACTTCTGTGAACAATCTCTCTTTCTCGTTCTCTTTCTCATAGTTTGTGGACAGGCTCCTCTAAACACCCGTATTGTGGGTGGTGTGAACGCACCTGATGGGTCGTGGCCGTGGCAGGTCAGTCTGCACAGCACTCTCTATGGAGGTCATTTTTGTGGAGGTTCCCTTATCAACAATGAATGGGTGCTGACAGCAGCTCACTGTTTACCTGAGTAAGATTcacctacacacacatatacacctgttttgatttaaaaggtaaaaagaatgaaagaaagaaaggttgTCGTGATGTCTTAAGATATTTTGTTATGTTTGACATGTGaatgcagtgtgaaaacctttgGCATTCAAAGACATTTAGGTTTTAATTTGTTCTGCCTTTccacattttttctttatttttcctctGAAATTAACTTGTTGGGCCagtttgaaattcttttaattTACTATTACTTTActataaaacaaaatttaaaaatactgcGTTTTGTTGTTTCTATTTCCTTCTTTTTTCTCATGTTCACTTTCTCTGACTGTATTTAGTGTCAGCGCATCCAGTCTGCGTGTGTATTTGGGAAGGAGGACACAGGAGGGAGTCAATGCCAATGAAATCAGCAGAAACGTGAGAACGATAATCGTTCACTCTGCTTACGACAGCATCACAAATGACAATGACATCGCTCTGCTCCGGCTGTCCTCCACAGTCACCTTTAATGACTATATTAGACCCGTGTGTCTGGCGGCCCAAAGCAGCGTCTTCAGTTCTGGCACCAGCAGCTGGATCACAGGCTGGGGAGATGTTCATGCCGGAGgtacaaacacatacaaaccCATTCAAGTATATATCTCCTCCTAACATCACTAATagatggtttgtgtgtgtgtgtgtgtgtgtgtgtgtgtgtgttttggtgttCAGAGAGTTTACCTGCTCCTGGGATCCTGCAGGAGACTATGGTTCCAGTGGTGGACAATGTTCGATGCAATGCTTTGCTGGGCTCTGGATCTGTTACCAGCAACATGATGTGTGCTGGTTTAACACAGGGAGGCAAAGACACCTGCCAGGTacaacaattatattttatattttaaaattaagtagCTCCAGTAGTGTAAACATACACACtcttaccaaaaaataaataaataattttttttttaaaatccaaaTTGCAGCTATGTTTGCCACTTGCCAGCCCAGaactttactgtaaaaaaatacagttttttatgGATGGAACTTAAACTCATAGTGATAAATTTTATAAACTAAAATTTGTTATAACACACTGACAACCACCAAAAAAACCACAGGTGAAATACAAAACACCATTAAGGTAACACTAAAATActgcaataaatatttatttaataacttaAAAGATGTAAAATGAAACCCTGATGTACATAACGGATAACAAAAACTAagacaaaacagttatttcaataaaaaaaaaaaaaaaacattagagaGAGTTTCACACAGGAATTCTGGACAAGTCTTCGCTGTAAATTGTAGGATAACTTATTTTTTCCTTACAAAtctgaaattttaatttttactgattacaggtttttactgtagcatttttataGTCTTTTACTGTTCTGTGGGGCAAAGGCTGGAGTAGAAAGAACTATTTTCCTGTTACAACTAACTGTCCTGTCTTgataagaagaataagaagcTCCTTTTTCTTCCCTCTCTGTAGGGGGATTCTGGCGGTCCAATGGTGAGCAGGCAGTGTTCAGTGTGGGTTCAGTCTGGTATCACCAGCTGGGGTTATGGCTGTGCTGATCCCAACGCACCTGGTGTTTACACCCGCGTGTCTCGATATCAGAGTTGGATCACCAACAGAATTGGTCAGAACCTGCCAGGATACGTCACCTTCAACCCCCCGACCTCATGCTCCTCTGCAAGCCTAAGTAAAAATCTCTCTCAAACACCTACACCGCGTATACCCACTTAAGAAAGCATACTTGTTTGACTAACGCAAAATGATTTGTATGTGCAGCCTCAACCTCCTGTGTGGGGAGATGCAATGAGAAGTACAACAGTCGCTTTCGCTGCAACTGCAATACTAACTGCAGTATAAACTGCTGCAAAGATTACAGACAGCGCTGTGCCAGTAAGTTCAAACACATTCAtttcagaaaagaaagaaaaaaacaaacaaatgcacttTTAGAAAACTTAATGCACACCTTTAATTGGAGGTGATTGTTAATGGGTGTTTAAagacagtgtttttatttttatttggtaacactttacaataagattccaTTTGTTGCATGCATCAACATATAATTGAATGGatctgagctaacatgaactaacaatggaCAGTTGTACTTTAACGAATACAGCcttgttgtaaagtgttaccagtttttttttattaaatgtcttGTAAAgagtttactttttaaaaaataaatgtcacttgCTCTGATATTTTGATACATAATAGAGATATACAAATCTGCATACATTTtagataatttttttattactgcacaccataaaatgcattaaacacaCACTTTGCATATccaaaaagtaaagtaaaaagtAACTCTCTCCTGCTTAATCtgacaatttatatttttgtttttgtgtctcTGTAGTGTGAGGTACGTGATATTCCATGGATTATCCGAAAACAGGCTTAATCACATCACTTCCACATAAGTCACATGATCTTTACCTGCTTGTTTGGCGATTTTACTTCACTGCTGCTTTGGATGCATTGCACAGTCAGAAACGAGCACCAATGCAAACACAGTCAAAGAACTGCTGCACTGACTTCACTCAGGGGtgtaaatattatgtttaaCATTTGTTAACAAATCACTTAGCTCAGTCCATTAGTAGAatccttttgtttttctctttctaaATCAGCATGTTACAACGAGATTAAATCTAGGCCcaggcaactttttttttcatttagcatttgcacatttctttaaaaaattttttatatataacataattaCTTGAAATTTTTAAACTGATTTCTTTCTTTGTGATCaccatacatttacatttacacattaagcagatgcttttatccaaagtgacgtATGCATGAGGAACAAAGCAACAATCCAACAATCGTTGTAATACACAATGCCAGATTTATTAGACAACTAGATTAGGAAACCAGCTAGAGAAAAGATAGATTGCGTGCAAAGAgattgattgtttgtttgtttgtttgtgtgtgtgtgtgtgtgtgtgtgtaagtgcatAGGCTTAAGAGTGTGAGGTGATTAAGTGCTTGCAGAAGTGGTGGGTCATTTCTGATGACGAATAAGTGGTGATTTCtttgtttaactttatttcTGTCGCCCAATTCTTGACTATATGTAGTTTGTATTATGTAATATGTCATGTACGTATAATGATATGCC
It encodes the following:
- the LOC131542401 gene encoding serine protease 27-like, which translates into the protein MWRLTCVSLTLLMCAKGSLSQLNVCGQAPLNTRIVGGVNAPDGSWPWQVSLHSTLYGGHFCGGSLINNEWVLTAAHCLPDVSASSLRVYLGRRTQEGVNANEISRNVRTIIVHSAYDSITNDNDIALLRLSSTVTFNDYIRPVCLAAQSSVFSSGTSSWITGWGDVHAGESLPAPGILQETMVPVVDNVRCNALLGSGSVTSNMMCAGLTQGGKDTCQGDSGGPMVSRQCSVWVQSGITSWGYGCADPNAPGVYTRVSRYQSWITNRIGQNLPGYVTFNPPTSCSSASLTSTSCVGRCNEKYNSRFRCNCNTNCSINCCKDYRQRCAM